A portion of the Streptomyces erythrochromogenes genome contains these proteins:
- a CDS encoding phosphatase PAP2 family protein, with protein sequence MGESSVKTLETRTDVSSPVVVETETRPGSDRALLSRLRVPRRPRIWFEILLIAVSYWTYSLIRNAVPEQKSIALANADWIWGVEQTLGIAVEQSVNHAVNSVTWLIVGMNYYYATLHFVVTIGVLVWIYRFHPGRYAATRLVLFATTGVALVGYYFYPLAPPRLMNGQDFIDTVLVHHTWGSMASGNLKHMSNQYAAMPSMHIGWSLWCGLTIFAVASAPWARILGLLYPTATLIVIVATANHFWLDAVGGMICLAFGYAVSRTWYGSMPHRLPRHPEHTGPHPASELLNRVRTRR encoded by the coding sequence ATGGGTGAATCGAGCGTGAAGACACTGGAAACCCGGACGGACGTCTCCTCACCCGTAGTGGTCGAGACCGAGACCCGCCCGGGTTCCGACCGCGCCCTGCTCTCCCGGCTGCGCGTCCCGCGCCGACCGCGGATCTGGTTCGAGATCCTGCTGATCGCGGTCAGCTACTGGACCTACTCGCTGATCCGCAACGCCGTGCCCGAGCAGAAGTCGATCGCCCTCGCGAACGCCGACTGGATCTGGGGGGTCGAGCAGACCCTCGGCATCGCCGTCGAGCAGTCGGTCAACCACGCCGTCAACTCCGTGACGTGGCTGATAGTGGGCATGAACTACTACTACGCCACGCTGCACTTCGTCGTGACGATCGGCGTGCTGGTGTGGATCTACCGGTTCCATCCCGGCCGGTACGCCGCCACGCGCCTGGTCCTCTTCGCCACCACCGGCGTGGCCCTGGTCGGCTACTACTTCTACCCGCTCGCGCCGCCCCGGCTGATGAACGGGCAGGACTTCATCGACACCGTGCTGGTCCACCACACCTGGGGCTCCATGGCCTCCGGCAACCTCAAGCACATGTCGAACCAGTACGCTGCGATGCCGTCCATGCACATAGGGTGGTCGCTCTGGTGCGGGCTGACGATCTTCGCGGTCGCCTCGGCCCCCTGGGCCCGGATCCTGGGCCTGCTCTACCCGACGGCGACCCTGATCGTCATCGTGGCCACCGCCAACCACTTCTGGCTCGACGCCGTGGGCGGCATGATCTGCCTGGCCTTCGGCTACGCCGTCTCGCGCACCTGGTACGGCT